One part of the Caproiciproducens sp. CPB-2 genome encodes these proteins:
- a CDS encoding Gx transporter family protein, with protein MAEDKNLTKREINSLRIRRMVLTGLLFAVVLVLSVVENQLQIPVPVPGVKLGLSNIVVMYSLFFVEKKEALLLAVLKSVFVFLTRGAVAALLSFCGGLLSVLGMILFLFLFKEKISYLMISILGAVFHNIGQMAAVSLLYTNLFLWAYAPVLLLSGVIAGAATSALLKVTLPALKKIGFSK; from the coding sequence ATGGCTGAAGACAAAAACCTGACGAAACGTGAGATCAACTCCCTGAGGATCAGACGGATGGTTCTGACGGGCCTTCTTTTTGCGGTGGTCCTTGTGCTGTCCGTTGTCGAGAACCAGCTACAGATTCCCGTTCCGGTTCCCGGCGTCAAGCTCGGGCTGTCCAATATTGTGGTGATGTATTCCCTTTTTTTCGTTGAAAAAAAGGAAGCGCTGCTTCTGGCGGTGCTGAAATCCGTCTTTGTGTTTCTGACCAGAGGCGCGGTTGCGGCGCTGCTGAGCTTTTGCGGCGGGCTTCTTTCCGTATTGGGCATGATCCTGTTTCTATTTCTTTTCAAGGAAAAAATCTCTTACCTGATGATTAGTATTCTGGGCGCGGTCTTTCACAATATCGGGCAGATGGCTGCGGTTTCCCTTTTATATACGAATCTGTTTCTGTGGGCGTATGCTCCCGTGCTGTTACTTTCGGGCGTGATAGCGGGCGCGGCGACATCCGCCTTGCTCAAGGTTACTCTGCCGGCTTTAAAAAAGATCGGCTTCAGTAAATAA
- a CDS encoding NusG domain II-containing protein, which yields MKFVKKTDLVILAVALVVCAAAWFSYQSIVGKKAAKAEIYYKSELVDTVDLTAGVDKRFSIEQNKNVIFHVFKDGSICFEESNCPDKVCIHAGRLHMIGESAACLPNGIVMKIVAKDQRSSDDLDAVIG from the coding sequence ATGAAATTTGTCAAAAAAACCGATCTTGTGATTCTTGCCGTTGCGCTTGTGGTCTGTGCGGCCGCGTGGTTTTCCTATCAGTCCATCGTTGGGAAGAAGGCGGCGAAAGCCGAGATCTATTACAAATCGGAGCTGGTGGACACGGTCGATCTGACGGCGGGAGTGGATAAGCGCTTTTCAATTGAGCAGAATAAGAATGTGATTTTTCACGTTTTTAAAGATGGCAGCATTTGCTTTGAGGAATCCAATTGCCCGGATAAAGTCTGTATCCACGCGGGCAGGCTCCACATGATCGGTGAGAGCGCGGCCTGCCTTCCGAACGGCATCGTAATGAAAATAGTGGCGAAGGATCAGCGCAGTTCGGACGATCTGGATGCTGTGATTGGATGA
- a CDS encoding UbiA family prenyltransferase has protein sequence MLKRFLNFVELRTKITSVFAFLMALAYLSYKKQPVNWTLTLLFFGSMLLFDLTATAINNYEGAKTAGELLPFRRSTAKATIFLLLLVSTALGLALAFLTDAVVLLLGGLCFLFGVLYSWGPIPLSRQPLGELFSGVFYGLFIPFLLLYINMPAGTFLTFAFDFQTLHLDLNLFPLFSLALLSVTPACATANIMLANNLCDLEKDIGAKRYTLPYYLGEKALSVFAGLYSVSYVSVVGMVFLKILPSVCLLSLLTIVPIRNNVNRFKKKQQKEETFVLSVQNYVILVGTNSLLIFIGGFFN, from the coding sequence ATGCTGAAAAGGTTTTTGAATTTTGTGGAGCTGCGGACAAAAATCACCAGCGTCTTTGCCTTTTTGATGGCGCTTGCGTATCTTTCTTACAAAAAGCAGCCGGTAAACTGGACATTGACCCTGCTCTTTTTCGGTTCCATGCTTCTCTTTGATTTAACCGCTACGGCAATCAATAATTATGAGGGGGCCAAAACGGCCGGGGAGCTCCTGCCTTTCCGCCGCTCGACGGCGAAGGCAACCATTTTTCTTCTGCTTTTGGTCAGTACGGCTCTTGGGCTGGCTTTGGCCTTTCTGACGGACGCGGTCGTGCTGCTTTTGGGCGGGCTGTGCTTTCTGTTCGGGGTGCTCTATTCGTGGGGCCCGATCCCTCTTTCCCGTCAGCCGCTGGGAGAGCTTTTTTCCGGCGTGTTTTACGGGCTGTTCATCCCTTTCCTGTTACTGTACATCAATATGCCCGCGGGAACCTTCCTGACTTTTGCATTTGATTTTCAAACGCTTCATCTGGATTTGAATCTTTTTCCGCTTTTTTCGCTCGCGCTGCTTTCGGTAACGCCGGCCTGCGCGACCGCAAACATTATGCTCGCCAACAACCTGTGCGATCTGGAAAAAGACATTGGGGCAAAACGATACACGCTCCCGTATTATCTTGGCGAAAAGGCCCTGTCCGTATTCGCGGGGCTGTATTCCGTTTCGTATGTCTCGGTTGTCGGGATGGTGTTTTTGAAAATCCTGCCTTCTGTCTGTCTGTTATCCCTGTTGACGATCGTTCCCATCAGGAACAATGTTAACCGGTTCAAAAAGAAACAGCAGAAAGAGGAAACGTTTGTCCTTTCGGTCCAAAATTACGTCATCCTTGTGGGTACCAACAGCCTGCTGATTTTTATCGGCGGTTTTTTTAACTGA
- a CDS encoding polyprenyl synthetase family protein, which produces MINEHTAENAAVEFLTFDDAAEQVKQEVGRLLSASPKPIRNYTQHLTLSWGKFLRSRALLACAENREGLLHPNAVKLASAIEVLHLATLVHDDVIDNADLRRGFVTLQKKYGKRTAVICGDYLFCLALEQAASIPNKRDYLDFNIPDYMTRICLGELRQNQNNYNLDLSVAGYLRIISGKTAALFEASFYAGAILCEEEKDAVEKYMRLGHLIGMIFQLTDDCIDFEAPRQLAKKPVQSDYEQGVITLPLIYAFQTRAAFKEKARAEKISREEINAAVAETGGLSYTKTVSKKYYDKAFKMIRELGASETKKERLQSILDKAYRGL; this is translated from the coding sequence ATGATTAATGAACACACTGCAGAAAATGCCGCAGTTGAATTTCTTACTTTTGACGACGCGGCGGAACAGGTAAAACAGGAGGTGGGCAGATTGCTGTCCGCCTCTCCTAAACCCATCCGCAATTATACGCAGCACCTGACTCTTTCCTGGGGCAAGTTCCTTCGTTCCCGCGCTTTGCTTGCCTGTGCCGAAAACAGGGAAGGGCTGCTTCATCCCAACGCGGTGAAGCTCGCTTCCGCGATAGAGGTTCTGCATCTGGCCACGCTGGTGCATGACGACGTCATCGACAACGCCGATCTCCGCAGGGGCTTTGTCACTCTCCAGAAAAAATACGGAAAGCGCACCGCCGTTATCTGCGGGGACTATCTTTTCTGTCTGGCTCTTGAACAGGCTGCTTCCATACCGAACAAGAGGGATTATCTGGATTTCAATATTCCCGATTACATGACCAGAATCTGTCTGGGTGAGTTAAGGCAGAACCAGAACAATTACAATCTGGACCTTTCCGTTGCGGGCTATCTCAGGATTATCTCCGGGAAAACCGCGGCCCTCTTTGAGGCTTCCTTTTACGCGGGGGCGATCCTCTGCGAGGAGGAGAAGGATGCGGTGGAGAAATACATGCGCCTTGGCCACCTGATCGGCATGATCTTTCAGCTTACCGACGACTGCATTGACTTTGAAGCGCCTCGGCAGCTGGCCAAAAAACCGGTCCAGTCCGACTACGAGCAGGGCGTCATCACCCTTCCGCTGATCTATGCGTTTCAGACGCGCGCCGCTTTCAAGGAAAAGGCGAGGGCGGAAAAGATTTCCAGGGAGGAAATCAATGCCGCCGTGGCGGAAACGGGAGGCCTGAGCTACACAAAGACAGTTTCAAAAAAGTATTACGACAAGGCCTTTAAAATGATCCGGGAGCTGGGCGCTTCCGAAACGAAAAAAGAAAGGCTTCAGTCTATTTTAGATAAAGCTTACCGCGGGTTATAA
- a CDS encoding NAD(P)/FAD-dependent oxidoreductase, whose amino-acid sequence MEKKIVIIGAGYSGLLTAKKLAKRLKKQEDVSITVIDKNPFHTMLTELHEVAAGRVDEDSIKISLSRVFAGRKVNVRLDTIQSIDFEQKSVTGTGESYGYDYLVLAAGSKPSFFGIPGAEEYAHTLWSYDDAVHLKDHIHEFFRKAARETDLEEKKKLLTFYVVGAGFTGIEMVGELAEYVPVLCDKYEIDRSLVTIYDVDVLPRIVPILPDKLSDKIERRLSKMGVGLKLNSGVVSIGKDYIEIKNGETVTRETAGTVIWTAGIESAEIAGEAAKVLQSARRGRIQTDAYLRSVDNPNVYVVGDDILYTPEGEKMPVPQLVENCEQSSGVAAKNIIAALTGTGEMEAYKPKFHGVMVCVGGRYGVAHVGLPNHMFSLPSFLAMFAKHFINIIYFIQVLGWNKIFSYMKHEFFTVRHDRSFVGGHFSNKTPSFLLVALRIWLGMVWLYEGVMKIVEGWFNSPQLTGFFGGANTWYNTILSGAAAGGATPDATSSATTTAATGAANAVNAVAGAASVAVDAISSATSGAADAAGQAAGAAAAAVGQVLMNFSFLGWFQVIFVSGKELAKSTLNDLAFKLDVPLMNWFVSTFILPNPKVQLFMQIFIVVAEILIGLSLIGGLFTTLSSGLSLVLQVMFVCTTGLYLNTFWMIFAAIAVLIGGGRAFGLDYYAMPYLKKHWKNVKFARKLYIYND is encoded by the coding sequence ATGGAGAAAAAAATCGTGATTATCGGTGCGGGTTATTCGGGATTGCTGACCGCCAAAAAATTAGCCAAACGGCTGAAAAAGCAAGAGGACGTCAGCATTACCGTTATTGATAAAAATCCGTTCCACACCATGCTGACCGAACTGCACGAGGTGGCTGCCGGACGGGTGGATGAAGACAGCATCAAGATCAGCCTCAGCAGGGTGTTTGCCGGAAGAAAGGTAAACGTCAGGCTGGATACGATTCAGTCCATTGATTTTGAGCAGAAGTCCGTAACCGGAACCGGCGAAAGCTACGGCTACGATTACCTTGTGCTTGCGGCCGGTTCCAAACCCTCCTTTTTCGGCATCCCGGGAGCGGAGGAATACGCCCACACGCTGTGGTCGTACGACGACGCCGTGCATCTGAAGGATCATATCCACGAGTTCTTCAGAAAGGCCGCCCGCGAGACCGATCTGGAAGAAAAGAAAAAGCTGCTTACGTTTTATGTCGTGGGCGCGGGCTTTACGGGAATTGAAATGGTGGGAGAGCTGGCCGAGTATGTGCCGGTCCTCTGCGACAAATACGAAATCGACCGCTCCCTCGTCACGATTTACGACGTGGATGTCCTTCCGCGCATCGTGCCGATTTTACCTGACAAACTTTCCGACAAAATAGAAAGACGCCTTTCCAAAATGGGCGTTGGCCTCAAGCTGAACTCCGGTGTCGTCAGCATTGGCAAAGACTATATTGAAATCAAGAACGGCGAGACGGTAACCCGCGAAACTGCCGGCACCGTGATCTGGACGGCGGGAATCGAAAGCGCCGAAATTGCGGGCGAGGCGGCAAAGGTGCTCCAGTCGGCCCGCCGCGGAAGAATCCAGACCGACGCTTATCTGCGTTCCGTGGATAATCCGAACGTCTATGTCGTCGGCGACGATATCCTTTATACGCCGGAAGGCGAAAAGATGCCGGTTCCGCAGCTGGTCGAAAACTGTGAGCAAAGCTCCGGCGTCGCCGCGAAAAATATCATCGCCGCCCTTACCGGCACGGGCGAAATGGAAGCGTACAAACCGAAGTTCCACGGGGTCATGGTTTGTGTGGGCGGCCGTTACGGCGTCGCCCATGTCGGCCTGCCGAACCACATGTTCAGCCTTCCGTCCTTCCTCGCCATGTTCGCGAAGCATTTTATCAATATCATCTATTTCATTCAGGTCCTTGGCTGGAACAAGATTTTCAGCTATATGAAGCATGAGTTCTTTACGGTGCGCCACGACAGAAGCTTTGTCGGCGGCCACTTCTCCAATAAAACCCCGAGCTTTTTGCTCGTCGCTCTCCGGATCTGGCTGGGTATGGTCTGGCTGTATGAAGGCGTTATGAAGATTGTGGAAGGCTGGTTCAATTCTCCCCAGCTGACCGGTTTCTTCGGCGGCGCAAACACATGGTACAACACCATCCTGAGCGGTGCGGCCGCCGGCGGCGCCACACCGGACGCGACAAGCAGCGCGACCACCACTGCGGCCACCGGTGCGGCGAATGCAGTAAACGCGGTAGCCGGAGCGGCTTCCGTTGCGGTAGACGCGATTTCCTCCGCCACGTCCGGCGCCGCCGACGCGGCCGGTCAGGCGGCGGGTGCCGCCGCTGCGGCCGTCGGGCAGGTTTTGATGAATTTCAGTTTCCTCGGCTGGTTCCAGGTGATCTTTGTAAGCGGCAAGGAGCTGGCGAAATCCACGCTGAACGATCTGGCGTTCAAGCTTGACGTGCCGCTGATGAACTGGTTTGTCAGTACGTTTATTCTCCCCAACCCCAAGGTACAGCTTTTTATGCAGATCTTTATTGTGGTTGCGGAAATCCTGATCGGCCTGTCGCTGATCGGCGGCCTGTTTACCACGCTGTCCTCCGGGCTTTCGCTGGTTCTTCAGGTCATGTTCGTCTGCACCACGGGCCTGTACCTCAACACCTTCTGGATGATTTTCGCGGCAATCGCGGTCCTGATCGGCGGAGGCAGGGCCTTTGGACTGGACTATTACGCGATGCCGTATCTGAAAAAGCACTGGAAAAATGTGAAATTCGCAAGAAAGTTATATATTTACAATGATTAA
- a CDS encoding GerAB/ArcD/ProY family transporter — MKKQYLSVRQAICILIVFICGSSVVLGGNSESGQDSWIALLLSQVIAIPTVLVYAKIIKLFPEKNIFEAVEILFGKIAGKIVTVLISWYALHLGAMVLRNFSEFVEITSMPETPQLALMMAMIVVVVYMAKSGVQILGKWSLISLAIIVSFMFITILLLYNRLDASNFLPVMEYSTKEILSSSYSLFSFPLAETVLFLALADSVKKEDNPFKIYVWGEVLGALIMLTVALRNISVLGATLLKAELFPSYVATRIISLSDFLARVEGFISTNFILGGITKITVCLLAASKGLSSLFNIQSCKKLIFPVGLSMLALCVILYRNTMEMINFLEFYKIYSIPFQIVIPLMIWIGGEIRARIQGKAAEKPA; from the coding sequence ATGAAGAAACAGTACCTCTCAGTGCGTCAGGCCATATGCATTCTTATCGTTTTTATCTGCGGGAGCAGCGTTGTGCTGGGTGGAAACTCCGAATCGGGACAGGATTCCTGGATTGCTCTGCTCCTGTCGCAGGTCATTGCGATTCCAACGGTTCTGGTTTACGCGAAAATCATCAAGCTGTTTCCGGAAAAAAATATTTTTGAGGCAGTGGAAATCCTGTTCGGAAAAATTGCAGGGAAAATCGTGACCGTTTTGATTTCCTGGTACGCTCTTCACCTGGGAGCAATGGTCCTGAGGAATTTCTCCGAGTTTGTGGAAATAACGTCTATGCCGGAAACTCCGCAGCTTGCGCTGATGATGGCGATGATCGTGGTGGTTGTTTACATGGCGAAAAGCGGCGTGCAGATTTTGGGAAAGTGGTCGCTGATAAGCCTTGCCATTATCGTTTCCTTTATGTTTATTACGATACTGCTGCTGTACAATCGGCTGGATGCGAGCAATTTTCTGCCCGTTATGGAATACAGCACCAAAGAAATTCTAAGCAGCTCCTATTCGCTTTTCAGCTTTCCGCTTGCCGAAACGGTACTGTTTTTGGCGCTGGCCGATTCTGTTAAAAAAGAGGACAATCCTTTCAAAATATATGTTTGGGGCGAAGTGCTGGGGGCTTTGATTATGCTGACTGTCGCGCTGAGAAATATCTCGGTTCTGGGCGCGACCCTGTTGAAGGCGGAGCTTTTTCCCTCTTATGTGGCGACCAGGATCATCAGCCTCAGTGATTTTCTTGCCAGGGTGGAAGGCTTTATCTCAACGAACTTTATTTTGGGTGGAATCACCAAAATTACCGTTTGTCTTTTGGCGGCGTCCAAAGGGCTGTCCAGTCTGTTCAATATACAGAGCTGCAAAAAACTGATTTTTCCGGTCGGCCTCAGCATGCTGGCCCTTTGCGTTATCCTTTACCGGAACACGATGGAAATGATTAACTTTTTGGAATTTTATAAAATTTACTCCATTCCTTTCCAGATCGTCATCCCGCTCATGATCTGGATCGGCGGTGAAATCAGGGCGCGCATACAGGGGAAAGCGGCGGAAAAACCCGCGTAA
- a CDS encoding Ger(x)C family spore germination protein: MSKKIVCLVMSFVLLFFLSGCWSYRGLNEITVVAGVGIDLDPDTQEYLLSCEVIDLTTSQDEAGTKAKLVESRGKTVMDAVRNAKKRLLNKLYWGNNEILIIGNELAESGKLDNVLVWFLSDEECRETVEIVVSEERTAKDILSLYGLDNSVVSYEIKKILDGDQSTVGTIENIQLYRAFSVLKGEGKSLTLPVFRDVANDGEMVVESNGEAIFKGNKMVGRLSPEDGKYYLAAVDGLHGGILTLSSEEQSSPDISLEIAKSTTKSSYSYSGGKLKVTLQTETDVFVDESEAEVDLLDEKTTGKIEQKAQEMIKEKTEGVIRKVQKEYNSDIFGFGNMIYKKDLKLWKQLKPQWDKIFPSVQVEVQSKVNIVNTAFLKHS; this comes from the coding sequence ATGAGTAAGAAAATAGTCTGCCTGGTGATGAGCTTTGTGCTGCTGTTTTTCCTGTCGGGCTGTTGGAGTTACCGGGGACTGAACGAAATCACAGTTGTCGCGGGTGTGGGGATCGACCTGGATCCGGACACTCAGGAGTATTTGCTCAGCTGTGAAGTCATCGATTTAACCACCTCTCAAGACGAAGCGGGCACCAAAGCCAAACTTGTGGAGTCGCGGGGCAAAACGGTGATGGACGCGGTCAGAAATGCAAAGAAAAGGCTGCTCAACAAGCTGTATTGGGGCAATAACGAGATCCTGATCATAGGCAATGAGCTTGCCGAAAGCGGAAAGCTGGACAATGTGCTCGTCTGGTTTTTATCCGACGAGGAGTGCCGTGAAACGGTGGAGATCGTCGTTTCCGAGGAAAGGACGGCGAAAGATATTCTGAGTCTCTATGGGCTTGACAATTCGGTCGTCTCCTATGAAATCAAGAAGATTCTTGATGGTGACCAGAGCACCGTGGGCACCATAGAAAACATTCAGCTGTATCGCGCGTTCAGTGTTTTAAAAGGCGAGGGTAAGTCCCTTACTCTCCCGGTTTTCCGCGATGTGGCAAACGATGGGGAAATGGTCGTGGAATCGAACGGTGAAGCGATTTTCAAAGGGAATAAAATGGTGGGGCGCCTGTCCCCGGAGGACGGCAAATATTATTTGGCTGCGGTGGACGGCCTTCACGGCGGAATCCTGACCTTATCCTCTGAGGAGCAGAGCAGCCCGGACATATCGCTCGAAATTGCAAAAAGCACGACGAAATCTTCCTATTCTTATTCAGGAGGGAAGCTGAAGGTGACCCTTCAGACCGAAACCGATGTCTTTGTAGACGAATCCGAAGCGGAGGTGGATCTGCTGGATGAAAAAACGACCGGCAAAATTGAACAGAAAGCACAGGAAATGATCAAAGAGAAGACCGAGGGCGTTATTCGGAAGGTCCAAAAGGAATACAACTCGGATATTTTCGGATTCGGCAATATGATCTATAAAAAGGACCTGAAGCTTTGGAAGCAGCTGAAACCCCAGTGGGATAAAATCTTTCCGTCCGTACAGGTAGAGGTGCAATCCAAAGTAAATATCGTCAATACCGCCTTTCTTAAGCACAGTTGA
- a CDS encoding spore germination protein has translation MFHFSSKRKNTVVTEQVENLNRKLDENHLSRSLNTNVEIVKKLFTDVDILIVRYFQNNHDKDLKYCIVYCDGVVNSEIINENIIKPLMLSDAAGRHPDEPLADDLIENVVFINEIKKTKEIKEIVESVTYGDTILFVEGVEEAVVLNSKGFITRSMDEPENEKILSGPREGFNESLLQNLSLVRRKVRTNELKMKFTTMGKVTRTKACICYIDKIVNKNILKELYRRLELIDIDGVLDTNYITELTRDSMWSPFRTTGYTERPDVVVGKLLEGRIAIFLDGTPVVLTVPYLFIENFQSSEDYYLSFYYTSLSRFVRILGFFLTIGVPALYVAIVAFQQQMLPTQLLISIASSRKSVPLPAAAEAFIMLAVFDILRETGIRMPSNIGQPLSIVGALVIGQAAVDASLVAAPMIIVVALTGITGLLVPKMNAPVIYTRVFLLAMATCFGLFGFVLGSSAVLIHILNLHSFGVSQLHFNGSLQFQEIKDTFIRAPWWEMLTRTKSMTNNLVRMKSSPGESNGGNHE, from the coding sequence ATGTTTCATTTTTCTTCAAAGCGAAAAAATACGGTTGTAACAGAACAGGTTGAGAATCTGAATCGGAAGCTGGACGAAAATCATTTGAGCCGGTCGCTGAATACCAATGTGGAAATCGTCAAAAAGCTTTTTACCGATGTGGACATCCTGATTGTCAGGTATTTTCAGAACAACCATGACAAAGACCTGAAATACTGCATCGTCTATTGCGACGGCGTGGTCAATTCAGAGATCATCAACGAAAATATCATCAAGCCGCTGATGCTTTCCGACGCGGCCGGCCGGCATCCGGACGAGCCCCTCGCCGACGATCTGATCGAAAACGTCGTTTTCATCAACGAGATCAAAAAAACGAAGGAAATAAAAGAAATTGTGGAGTCCGTCACCTACGGCGACACCATTTTATTTGTGGAGGGCGTGGAGGAAGCCGTCGTTCTGAATTCCAAAGGATTTATAACCCGCTCGATGGACGAGCCGGAAAATGAAAAAATCCTTTCGGGACCCAGGGAAGGGTTTAACGAATCCCTGCTCCAGAATCTTTCGCTGGTCCGCCGCAAAGTGCGTACCAATGAGCTGAAAATGAAATTTACCACGATGGGAAAGGTCACAAGAACCAAAGCCTGTATCTGCTATATCGATAAAATTGTCAACAAAAATATTCTGAAAGAGCTTTACCGCCGTCTCGAATTGATCGATATCGACGGGGTTCTGGACACCAACTACATTACCGAGCTGACCAGGGATTCCATGTGGTCCCCTTTCCGCACGACGGGGTATACGGAGCGCCCCGACGTCGTCGTGGGAAAGCTTCTGGAAGGCAGGATCGCTATTTTTCTGGACGGAACGCCGGTCGTACTGACCGTTCCCTATCTTTTTATTGAAAATTTTCAAAGCAGCGAGGATTATTACCTGAGCTTTTACTATACCTCCCTGTCGCGGTTTGTGCGTATCCTGGGATTTTTCCTGACGATCGGCGTTCCGGCGCTCTATGTCGCAATTGTGGCGTTTCAACAGCAGATGCTGCCTACCCAGCTTTTGATCAGCATAGCCAGCTCCAGAAAGAGCGTGCCGCTGCCAGCCGCCGCGGAAGCGTTTATCATGCTCGCCGTATTTGATATTCTGCGTGAAACCGGAATCCGCATGCCTTCCAATATCGGGCAGCCGCTCAGCATTGTCGGCGCTCTTGTGATCGGACAAGCCGCGGTGGATGCCAGTCTGGTGGCCGCTCCCATGATCATTGTCGTCGCGCTTACGGGGATCACCGGCCTGCTGGTTCCTAAAATGAACGCGCCGGTGATTTATACGCGCGTGTTCCTGCTGGCGATGGCTACCTGCTTTGGGTTATTCGGATTTGTTCTGGGCTCTTCGGCCGTGCTCATCCATATTCTGAATCTGCACTCGTTCGGAGTTTCTCAGCTTCACTTCAACGGGTCGCTTCAGTTCCAGGAAATCAAGGATACTTTTATCAGGGCGCCATGGTGGGAAATGCTTACAAGAACAAAGTCAATGACAAATAATCTTGTGCGGATGAAGAGCAGTCCTGGAGAAAGCAACGGAGGAAATCATGAGTAA
- a CDS encoding undecaprenyl diphosphate synthase family protein, whose protein sequence is MSRLSFGRLPRHIGIIPDGNRRWAEKNGYEKQDGYKFGISPGFELYKTCLELGIQEMTFYGFTIDNTKRPSVQTKAFQSACVDAVRNLANQDADLLIVGNTESPLFPKELLPYSKRVRFGRGLMKVNFLVNYGWNWDLNCSLKNSEAGIGGNMANTIASSDISRIDLIIRWGGRRRLSGFLPIQSIYADIYVLDELWPDFKPEQFYRALTWYQDQDVTLGG, encoded by the coding sequence ATGAGCAGGTTATCTTTCGGCAGACTGCCCCGGCACATTGGGATTATTCCGGACGGCAACAGACGATGGGCTGAAAAGAACGGATATGAAAAACAGGACGGCTACAAATTCGGGATTTCACCGGGATTTGAGCTCTACAAAACCTGTCTTGAGCTCGGGATTCAGGAAATGACTTTCTACGGCTTCACCATCGACAACACGAAGCGTCCGTCCGTTCAGACAAAAGCCTTTCAGAGCGCCTGTGTGGACGCGGTCAGGAACCTTGCCAATCAGGACGCCGACCTCTTAATCGTCGGCAATACGGAGTCGCCGTTATTCCCGAAAGAGCTTCTGCCTTATTCCAAAAGGGTGCGTTTCGGCCGAGGCCTTATGAAAGTCAATTTCCTTGTGAACTACGGATGGAACTGGGACTTAAACTGCTCCCTGAAAAACAGCGAAGCCGGCATCGGAGGCAACATGGCAAATACGATCGCATCCTCCGATATTTCGAGAATCGATTTGATCATCCGCTGGGGAGGAAGACGCCGCCTGAGCGGCTTTCTGCCCATTCAGTCCATCTACGCGGACATTTATGTGCTGGACGAGCTGTGGCCGGATTTCAAACCCGAGCAGTTTTACCGGGCCCTTACATGGTATCAGGACCAGGATGTCACCCTCGGCGGCTGA
- the ytaF gene encoding sporulation membrane protein YtaF, which yields MNLYLISVLLFALSANLDNFTVAITFGMRKIKMNFFINFLIAVITGAGTFLSMWIGGIIGRFFPASVSNTLGSILLILIGLWFLRDFFKKPREEDEAGQEEKVNLNTMLKDPEKADLDSSGTIDVRESAILALALTVNNFGMGVGASISGLNICATTIFTFLISMFSITLGYRVGRGCIPKSLSRFVPLISGGIVIALGIFEMLI from the coding sequence GTGAATTTGTATCTGATATCCGTATTATTATTTGCGCTGTCGGCAAACCTTGACAATTTTACCGTGGCAATTACCTTTGGAATGCGGAAAATTAAAATGAATTTTTTTATTAATTTTCTGATTGCCGTTATCACGGGCGCCGGCACCTTCCTTTCCATGTGGATCGGCGGGATCATCGGCCGGTTTTTCCCCGCGTCGGTATCCAATACGCTTGGCAGCATCCTCCTGATTCTCATCGGACTTTGGTTTCTCAGGGATTTCTTTAAAAAGCCGCGGGAAGAAGACGAAGCCGGACAGGAGGAAAAGGTGAATCTCAATACCATGCTCAAAGACCCCGAAAAAGCGGATCTGGACAGTTCGGGAACGATCGATGTCCGAGAGTCCGCAATTCTGGCTCTGGCGCTGACCGTCAATAATTTCGGCATGGGTGTTGGCGCGAGCATCTCGGGGCTGAACATATGCGCCACGACGATTTTTACTTTTCTGATCAGTATGTTTTCCATTACCCTGGGGTACCGTGTGGGAAGAGGATGCATTCCGAAGTCGCTTTCCCGGTTTGTCCCGCTGATTTCGGGCGGGATCGTCATTGCGCTCGGAATTTTTGAGATGCTGATCTGA
- a CDS encoding phage holin family protein has protein sequence MTHEGHMDTEHSTQSAGSEFLRWFGRMIITAVVLAVVSFLTPGFSIRGLWSFLLAAVVISVIDYLVEKMMKVDAAPFGKGLKGFIISAIIIYVAQFLVPGMSVSIIGAILGALVIGIVDAVFPVRVM, from the coding sequence ATGACACACGAAGGGCATATGGATACCGAGCATTCAACGCAGTCAGCCGGTTCGGAATTTCTCCGCTGGTTTGGCAGAATGATCATTACAGCAGTCGTTCTTGCAGTCGTATCGTTTTTGACCCCGGGCTTTTCCATCCGAGGATTATGGTCATTTCTGCTTGCTGCAGTAGTCATCAGCGTGATTGACTATCTGGTGGAAAAGATGATGAAAGTGGACGCAGCTCCCTTTGGGAAAGGATTGAAAGGATTTATTATATCCGCAATTATCATCTACGTCGCACAGTTTTTAGTCCCCGGCATGAGCGTTTCGATTATCGGCGCCATTCTGGGAGCTTTGGTCATCGGCATTGTCGATGCGGTCTTTCCAGTCAGAGTCATGTAG